In the genome of Flaviflexus ciconiae, one region contains:
- a CDS encoding transglycosylase domain-containing protein, whose protein sequence is MPSSQKAPGAAPGKIVAALLAFLLACTAGGIALAGLAMPIVAATGTVTTATTSLFDDLPTELTFTEPSEQSVILASDGSELARFYAENRVVVGSEDIAQHLKDAVVAIEDERFYEHNGIDPQGLIGAAFNNFTGGELAGGSTITQQYVKNLLIEEGRNSNDPELIAAATERTIARKLSEARTAMAIEKQLTKDEILTGYINIAMFGPSQYGAEAASQFFFSVPAKDLSIPQAAMLAGITQSPGRWNPLTNPDQAKNRRDTVLAKMYELGYINEQEFREAVALSIDDMLDISTPTNGCESAGISVYFCEYVVKDLLASESWGESQEDRLNLLYRGGLVIHTTLDPVKQRAAYESVIQHIPVNDPSGVEMAMSSVEPGTGKIVAMVQNTNYGTASPEDPNATTVNLNVGTDRGGGFGFQSGSTFKVYTLIEWIRSGRSVQERVDASRDTYSRDDFTISCAPDLADDYNPSNIEGIGSGMMTVLESTTRSVNLSFIDMATQLDLCNITGVAEQMGVRSGSGDPLMPRPSSVLGSNNVTPLSTANSMATLSSGGIMCEPMSFTKIEDQDGEVIAELQPSCSRALEEDVADTTTEVLQTVVADGGTGFRAQIPGHEAAGKTGTANMDYHAWFMGYTTQEATAVWLGHMEGNISMFYTTINGQYNVEVYGGLYPAMVFSTYHTRILEGVEPVPFDLQTTEGSDESGATILPQGRDNPAIRQTQQPAPAPQPEPEPEPEPEPEAAEPTPDPTTEPEEVPTDNGTTEAPAPASPEPPTPPSPEPPPGQTEGENPGQGNPRSGDTGGDE, encoded by the coding sequence ATGCCGAGCTCACAGAAGGCCCCCGGGGCCGCTCCCGGAAAGATCGTCGCGGCGCTCCTTGCATTCCTGCTTGCGTGCACCGCAGGAGGTATTGCCCTCGCCGGTCTTGCCATGCCCATCGTGGCAGCAACCGGAACGGTCACGACGGCCACGACATCCCTGTTTGATGACCTGCCGACCGAGCTGACGTTCACGGAACCTTCCGAGCAGTCAGTCATTCTCGCTTCCGACGGGTCGGAATTAGCCCGTTTTTACGCGGAGAACCGCGTCGTGGTCGGCTCGGAAGACATCGCTCAGCACCTCAAGGACGCTGTTGTCGCGATTGAGGATGAACGGTTCTACGAGCACAACGGCATTGACCCGCAGGGCCTGATTGGCGCCGCGTTCAACAACTTCACCGGTGGTGAGCTCGCCGGTGGTTCCACGATCACCCAGCAGTACGTCAAGAACCTCCTAATCGAGGAGGGTCGTAACTCGAACGATCCGGAGCTGATTGCGGCAGCGACGGAGCGGACGATCGCCCGTAAGCTCTCCGAGGCTCGGACCGCCATGGCGATCGAGAAGCAGCTGACGAAGGACGAAATCCTCACCGGCTATATCAACATCGCCATGTTCGGCCCCTCCCAGTACGGCGCCGAGGCAGCATCGCAGTTCTTCTTCTCCGTTCCCGCGAAGGACCTATCCATTCCGCAGGCCGCAATGCTTGCCGGCATCACTCAGTCGCCGGGCCGTTGGAACCCGCTGACGAACCCGGATCAGGCGAAGAACAGGCGCGACACGGTGCTCGCGAAAATGTACGAGCTGGGCTACATCAACGAACAGGAGTTCCGCGAGGCCGTAGCCCTGTCGATCGATGACATGCTCGATATTTCTACCCCGACAAACGGTTGTGAGTCGGCGGGAATCTCGGTCTACTTCTGCGAATACGTCGTCAAGGACCTGCTGGCTTCCGAGTCCTGGGGTGAGTCCCAGGAGGACCGCCTCAATCTGCTGTACCGCGGCGGTCTCGTTATTCACACGACTCTTGACCCCGTGAAGCAGCGCGCGGCCTACGAGTCCGTTATCCAACACATCCCGGTCAACGACCCCTCGGGTGTCGAGATGGCGATGTCATCCGTTGAGCCCGGCACGGGCAAGATCGTCGCCATGGTTCAGAACACGAACTACGGCACCGCCTCGCCCGAGGATCCGAACGCCACAACGGTTAATCTCAACGTTGGCACCGACCGCGGCGGTGGCTTCGGCTTCCAGTCCGGCTCAACTTTCAAGGTGTACACGCTGATCGAATGGATCCGTTCGGGACGTAGCGTGCAGGAACGCGTTGACGCGTCTCGCGACACCTATTCGAGGGATGACTTCACAATCTCGTGCGCCCCAGATCTTGCCGATGATTACAATCCGTCGAACATTGAGGGCATTGGTTCGGGCATGATGACCGTCCTGGAATCGACAACTCGCTCGGTGAACCTGTCGTTCATTGATATGGCGACGCAGCTGGACCTGTGCAATATCACGGGTGTTGCGGAGCAGATGGGTGTGCGGAGCGGTAGCGGCGATCCTCTTATGCCGCGCCCCTCCTCCGTCCTTGGCTCGAACAACGTGACCCCGCTGTCCACTGCCAACTCGATGGCTACGCTCTCCTCCGGCGGCATCATGTGCGAGCCCATGTCGTTCACGAAGATCGAGGACCAGGACGGCGAGGTTATCGCCGAACTTCAGCCGTCCTGCAGCCGCGCACTCGAGGAGGACGTGGCCGACACGACCACCGAGGTACTCCAGACGGTCGTGGCTGACGGTGGTACGGGCTTCCGTGCGCAGATCCCGGGCCACGAGGCTGCCGGCAAGACCGGTACCGCCAACATGGACTACCACGCCTGGTTTATGGGATATACAACCCAGGAGGCCACCGCGGTGTGGCTTGGTCACATGGAGGGGAACATTTCGATGTTCTACACCACCATTAACGGCCAATACAACGTCGAAGTTTATGGCGGCCTGTACCCGGCCATGGTGTTCTCCACCTACCACACGAGAATCCTCGAGGGCGTCGAGCCCGTCCCCTTCGACCTTCAAACAACCGAAGGTAGTGACGAAAGCGGCGCAACAATCCTCCCGCAGGGCCGGGACAATCCGGCAATCCGCCAGACACAGCAACCCGCTCCGGCACCGCAACCTGAGCCTGAGCCTGAGCCTGAACCCGAGCCTGAGGCTGCCGAACCCACCCCGGATCCGACGACGGAACCGGAGGAAGTGCCGACCGATAATGGCACGACTGAGGCACCCGCACCGGCAAGCCCGGAGCCACCCACTCCACCGAGCCCCGAACCACCTCCCGGACAGACCGAGGGGGAGAATCCCGGTCAGGGGAACCCCCGTAGTGGAGACACCGGGGGCGACGAATGA
- a CDS encoding WhiB family transcriptional regulator has translation MSLLLEGQTWAAQAACSNVDPDSLFVRGAAQRQVRQVCFSCPVRLECLSDALDSNTTYGVWGGLTERERRALQRRFPNEQNWYKRLHTSQDPISVELRAGRIPRFSNR, from the coding sequence ATGTCTCTTTTGTTAGAAGGACAGACCTGGGCCGCGCAAGCCGCGTGCTCAAACGTGGATCCGGACAGTCTTTTCGTCCGGGGTGCCGCACAGAGACAGGTTCGGCAAGTCTGCTTTAGTTGCCCGGTCAGGTTGGAATGCCTGTCGGATGCATTGGACTCGAACACAACATACGGAGTTTGGGGTGGCCTCACCGAACGGGAGCGTCGTGCACTCCAGCGTCGATTCCCGAACGAGCAGAACTGGTATAAACGTCTGCACACCTCGCAAGATCCCATCTCTGTGGAGCTCCGGGCCGGACGAATTCCCAGATTTAGTAATCGATAG
- a CDS encoding DUF4177 domain-containing protein codes for MTKWEYLTAPLLIHNTKTILDNFGSQGWELVTITPGPAGTENVIAYFKRPKES; via the coding sequence ATGACCAAATGGGAATACTTGACTGCACCGCTTCTCATCCACAACACGAAGACCATTCTTGATAACTTCGGAAGTCAGGGCTGGGAACTTGTGACAATCACCCCCGGGCCTGCCGGGACCGAAAACGTTATCGCTTACTTCAAGCGTCCAAAGGAGTCTTGA
- a CDS encoding RidA family protein has protein sequence MTVPSRRLAELGLVLPPVAKPLAAYVPSKMIGNVARSSGQLPFVDGEIKTVGKVGAEVSLDDAYEAARACALNALAAVAQTTGGIDSIASIIHVTGFVASAPDFYDQPKVVNGASELLGEIFGQGGKHTRSAVGVAALPMNVPVEIEITCQIVKSRND, from the coding sequence GTGACTGTACCAAGCCGCCGCCTCGCAGAACTGGGGCTCGTGTTGCCTCCGGTCGCGAAGCCGCTCGCGGCTTACGTTCCTTCGAAGATGATCGGGAACGTTGCGCGTAGCTCGGGGCAGCTCCCCTTCGTTGACGGCGAGATCAAGACCGTCGGGAAGGTTGGCGCCGAGGTATCCCTCGACGATGCCTACGAGGCGGCCAGGGCATGTGCACTCAACGCACTGGCGGCAGTTGCGCAGACAACAGGCGGGATTGATTCGATCGCCTCGATTATTCACGTCACCGGCTTCGTAGCATCGGCGCCCGACTTCTATGACCAGCCCAAGGTCGTCAACGGAGCATCGGAGCTTCTTGGCGAAATCTTCGGGCAGGGCGGGAAGCACACCCGTTCAGCCGTTGGAGTTGCTGCGCTACCTATGAACGTTCCGGTAGAAATAGAGATAACGTGTCAGATCGTGAAATCGCGAAATGACTAA
- a CDS encoding Crp/Fnr family transcriptional regulator: protein METSIIASVPLFAGLSEEDQARLTELMSEETLRRGESLFHEGDSGDNLFIIVDGKIKLGHASDDGRENLIAILGPREIIGELSLFDLGKRSTSATAVAPTTLLSLSHEDLMGFIDTNPDMAKHMLRQLAQRLRRTNELMADLVFADVPGRVAKALLDLASRFGERTQEGVYVAHDLTQEEIAHLVGASRETVNKSLADFVSRGWIRLEGRAVTLIEIGRLEKRAS from the coding sequence TTGGAGACAAGCATCATCGCTTCGGTTCCGCTCTTTGCGGGCCTGTCGGAGGAGGATCAGGCAAGGCTCACCGAGCTCATGTCTGAGGAAACGCTCCGCCGCGGCGAGTCCCTCTTCCACGAGGGCGACTCCGGAGACAACCTGTTCATCATTGTCGACGGCAAGATCAAGCTCGGCCACGCCTCTGACGATGGTCGTGAGAACCTCATCGCCATCCTTGGCCCCCGTGAGATCATCGGCGAGCTATCGCTGTTTGACCTGGGCAAGCGCTCGACCTCGGCCACCGCCGTTGCTCCGACCACGCTCCTGTCACTCTCCCACGAGGACCTCATGGGCTTTATCGACACCAACCCAGACATGGCTAAGCACATGCTCCGCCAGCTCGCGCAGCGCCTGCGCCGCACGAATGAGCTCATGGCTGACCTCGTGTTCGCAGACGTGCCCGGCCGTGTCGCCAAGGCACTCCTTGATCTTGCCTCTCGCTTTGGTGAGCGGACCCAGGAGGGCGTCTACGTCGCCCACGACCTCACACAGGAAGAGATCGCCCACCTGGTTGGCGCTTCCCGCGAGACCGTCAACAAGTCCCTTGCTGACTTCGTTTCCCGCGGCTGGATCCGCCTCGAGGGACGCGCTGTCACCCTTATCGAGATCGGACGCCTCGAGAAGCGGGCTTCGTAG
- the nth gene encoding endonuclease III: MAVNEALTRYYPDARCELDYRTPLELLVATVLSAQTTDVRVNSVTPELFDCYPTALDYAEADREEMEDILRPLGFFRAKAKSLIGMGQALTERYDGEVPADQKKLIGLPGVGRKTANVVLGNAFGIPGITVDTHVGRLARRLGWSRNEDPVKVEADIAELLPEEEWTMACHRLIFHGRRICHSRKPACEACPIADLCPSYPLT, from the coding sequence GTGGCAGTGAACGAGGCTCTGACCAGGTACTATCCCGATGCTCGATGTGAACTGGACTACCGTACCCCTCTCGAGTTACTTGTTGCCACCGTGTTGTCTGCACAGACGACGGATGTGCGGGTGAACTCGGTGACTCCGGAGCTGTTTGATTGTTATCCGACTGCGCTGGATTATGCGGAGGCAGACAGGGAAGAAATGGAAGACATCCTCCGCCCCCTGGGGTTCTTCCGTGCGAAAGCCAAGTCGCTGATCGGCATGGGGCAGGCGCTGACCGAACGTTACGACGGGGAAGTCCCCGCCGATCAGAAGAAGCTGATCGGTCTTCCCGGAGTTGGTAGGAAGACCGCGAACGTCGTTCTCGGTAATGCGTTCGGAATACCTGGAATCACGGTCGATACGCATGTGGGTCGCCTGGCTAGGCGACTGGGTTGGTCGAGAAATGAAGATCCGGTCAAGGTAGAAGCCGACATTGCCGAACTGCTTCCCGAAGAGGAGTGGACCATGGCCTGTCACCGGCTGATATTCCATGGGCGAAGGATCTGCCACTCTCGTAAGCCAGCATGTGAAGCGTGCCCGATCGCTGACCTGTGCCCCTCATACCCCCTTACCTAG
- a CDS encoding alpha/beta fold hydrolase has protein sequence MPVDNSCVTLPGPWQHRLVRASGAQFHVAQAGTLKEDRPLILLIHGFPEYWYAWRHQIPALAEAGYAVAAMDVRGAGGSDRTRHTFDTPTLANDVIGVIRAVGASKAILVGTGSGGALAWSAASLAPSLIAGVATISAPHPVDTFRLGLHVTFRTWRHYLSAFLPQLAEKSLTSRDKLKKLLAAVSAPGNRGAVEAVDYYSQALQLPNAAKTQLQQLQWTWGMTRRPSGRKHLDKLSSPLNIPVLTVRGDLDPLLPTRAWASTKKHVAADYRHVVLPDTGYLAHEENPDEINRLLLEFLAEHAS, from the coding sequence GTGCCTGTCGACAATTCGTGCGTGACACTGCCGGGCCCCTGGCAGCATCGCCTCGTTCGGGCGAGTGGCGCCCAGTTCCACGTGGCCCAGGCGGGCACCCTGAAAGAAGACAGGCCTCTTATCCTTCTCATCCACGGCTTCCCCGAGTACTGGTACGCGTGGCGTCACCAGATCCCGGCTCTCGCCGAAGCCGGCTACGCGGTTGCGGCCATGGATGTTCGCGGCGCGGGCGGAAGCGACCGCACCCGGCACACGTTCGATACCCCCACTCTGGCTAACGATGTCATTGGTGTGATCCGCGCTGTGGGAGCCTCAAAAGCGATTCTGGTCGGTACCGGCTCCGGCGGTGCGCTGGCCTGGTCCGCGGCCTCACTTGCTCCGAGCCTGATCGCAGGAGTAGCCACGATCTCGGCACCCCATCCCGTTGACACGTTCCGGCTCGGTCTTCACGTCACGTTCCGCACGTGGCGCCACTACCTATCGGCGTTCCTCCCCCAGCTTGCCGAGAAGAGCCTGACCAGCCGCGACAAACTGAAGAAGCTTCTTGCCGCGGTGTCCGCACCCGGCAACCGGGGCGCAGTCGAAGCTGTCGACTACTATTCGCAGGCCCTTCAGCTTCCCAATGCCGCAAAGACTCAGCTCCAACAGCTTCAGTGGACGTGGGGTATGACGCGGCGTCCCTCGGGCCGCAAGCACCTCGATAAACTCTCTAGCCCGCTAAACATCCCGGTCCTCACTGTCCGTGGCGATCTCGATCCACTCCTGCCCACCAGGGCTTGGGCCAGCACGAAGAAGCATGTAGCCGCCGACTACCGCCACGTTGTCCTTCCGGACACGGGCTACCTCGCGCACGAGGAGAACCCCGACGAGATCAACCGGCTGCTACTCGAGTTTCTCGCCGAGCACGCCTCCTAG
- a CDS encoding TadA family conjugal transfer-associated ATPase codes for MKAADLAQARAAVVGGDPIGTVIASAVPGAISIASVASLGQGILQQLEGAGPVLQPLLEDLSVTDVLVNGTKGVWVDRGNGLQQVHESAAELDDDEEVRKLAVRLAARCGQRLDDASPIVDGTFPNGVRLHAVLPPLAAEGTLISLRTQRSVALTLEDLGEFGTVDPTVAAVLTAMVNQRANVMISGATGSGKTTLLAALLGLVPHEERIIVIEESAELRPTHPHCIHLQVRHANVQGAGEVSMSDLVRAAMRMRPDRLVLGECRGAEVRDVLAALNTGHEGGWATIHANAAQDVPARLVALGALAGMSEQTVAAQASAALDAVVHIKRTPRGRKVDHISVLTRTSQRLVSTAALRMVDGVPERGQAWDRLSERLGLDKDLIP; via the coding sequence GTGAAAGCCGCGGACCTGGCGCAGGCCCGCGCCGCAGTTGTCGGCGGGGACCCCATCGGCACCGTCATTGCCAGTGCCGTACCGGGCGCTATTTCCATTGCTTCCGTGGCATCGCTTGGCCAGGGCATCCTCCAACAGCTTGAAGGAGCGGGCCCCGTTCTTCAGCCCCTGCTCGAAGACCTCAGTGTCACCGACGTTCTCGTTAACGGAACGAAAGGCGTATGGGTTGACCGAGGTAACGGGCTTCAACAGGTCCACGAAAGTGCGGCAGAGCTGGATGATGATGAAGAGGTCAGGAAACTAGCTGTGCGGCTCGCTGCCCGATGTGGGCAGCGGCTCGATGATGCCTCCCCAATTGTCGACGGTACCTTCCCGAACGGCGTGCGGCTCCATGCGGTCCTGCCGCCACTCGCCGCCGAAGGCACCCTCATCTCCCTACGAACCCAGAGATCCGTTGCCCTTACCCTCGAGGACCTGGGCGAATTTGGAACCGTTGACCCAACGGTCGCCGCAGTCCTTACCGCCATGGTCAACCAGCGAGCCAACGTCATGATTTCGGGTGCCACGGGCTCGGGAAAGACAACACTGCTCGCGGCGCTTCTTGGCCTCGTTCCCCACGAAGAACGAATCATCGTTATTGAGGAGTCGGCCGAGCTACGGCCCACCCATCCCCACTGCATTCACCTCCAAGTGCGGCACGCAAACGTGCAGGGTGCGGGTGAAGTGTCGATGAGTGACCTGGTTCGTGCCGCCATGCGCATGAGACCCGATCGTCTTGTTCTCGGAGAGTGTCGCGGTGCGGAAGTGCGCGACGTCCTCGCGGCCCTCAATACCGGGCACGAGGGCGGCTGGGCAACGATCCACGCCAATGCCGCGCAGGACGTGCCGGCGCGCCTCGTTGCGCTTGGTGCACTTGCAGGAATGTCGGAGCAGACGGTCGCAGCCCAGGCATCTGCGGCCCTTGACGCCGTCGTCCACATCAAGAGGACACCCCGGGGGCGGAAGGTTGACCACATCTCCGTTCTCACACGCACGAGCCAACGGCTCGTGTCTACCGCAGCTCTGCGCATGGTTGACGGGGTTCCCGAACGTGGGCAAGCCTGGGACCGGCTCAGCGAGCGGCTTGGTCTGGACAAGGACCTCATACCGTGA
- a CDS encoding type II secretion system F family protein: protein MSVIIGLVLAVAIIAAGPARRLPKPRQQRQISRRKLPTLPKRHDIDLGVLASEVATRLRAGMGVEKAWQVSLERTGLPVRQPVLDRRGTPRILTELDRQSGPADRVRAFLTGAPRITHVTRIALPSLLAATRLTWETGAPMADVLDECAEGLTEAGEAQAAREIALRGPQSTATMLAWLPIIGIGLGFMMGVDPVGFLLGSALGRVFLILGICFEIAGVIIVRRLVRTAQTDGAIGRQP from the coding sequence GTGAGTGTCATCATCGGGTTGGTTCTCGCGGTAGCTATCATCGCTGCAGGCCCGGCCCGCCGTCTGCCGAAGCCGCGTCAGCAACGACAAATTTCCCGCAGGAAGCTTCCTACGCTCCCGAAGCGTCACGATATTGATTTGGGGGTTCTCGCCTCCGAAGTGGCTACGCGGCTACGGGCCGGCATGGGAGTGGAAAAAGCCTGGCAGGTGTCCCTGGAACGTACCGGACTACCCGTCCGCCAACCCGTTCTTGACCGACGGGGGACACCGCGGATCCTCACCGAGCTGGACAGACAGTCCGGCCCGGCGGACCGCGTCCGAGCGTTCCTGACCGGAGCTCCCCGAATCACTCACGTCACGAGAATTGCACTGCCTTCCTTGCTGGCGGCGACACGGTTGACCTGGGAGACAGGTGCTCCCATGGCTGATGTGCTCGATGAGTGTGCCGAGGGGTTGACCGAGGCGGGGGAGGCGCAAGCTGCCCGGGAGATTGCGCTAAGAGGGCCCCAGTCGACGGCCACGATGTTGGCCTGGCTTCCCATCATTGGGATTGGGCTGGGGTTCATGATGGGAGTTGACCCGGTCGGGTTCCTCCTCGGCTCAGCCCTTGGTCGGGTCTTTCTAATCCTCGGAATCTGCTTCGAGATTGCGGGAGTCATCATTGTCCGCAGGCTCGTCCGTACGGCGCAGACCGACGGGGCGATTGGCAGGCAACCGTGA
- a CDS encoding type II secretion system F family protein codes for MIVVVCILLVVLLALPGRRLPKQKPLPPPKPQPIDEAMVIDLATALVVSGSSIPSALRALGRCLPPGPEAEDAKSAARSLLMGAGWDEAWEGRSGRLTRLSKALEPAWVDGAPPAIMLRRAASAVRARRLKDSQEAAARLGVRLVLPLGLCFLPAFFLLGVAPIIISLGMTVLGG; via the coding sequence GTGATCGTTGTTGTCTGCATCCTTCTTGTCGTGCTCCTGGCGCTACCCGGCAGGCGGCTACCTAAACAAAAGCCGCTTCCACCCCCGAAGCCACAGCCAATCGACGAGGCCATGGTCATCGACCTGGCAACTGCTCTCGTTGTCTCCGGCTCCTCAATCCCGTCGGCCCTTCGGGCGCTCGGTCGGTGCTTGCCGCCCGGACCGGAAGCGGAGGACGCAAAGAGCGCGGCCCGGTCACTCCTCATGGGAGCGGGATGGGATGAGGCATGGGAAGGCAGATCCGGGAGGCTCACCAGACTGTCGAAGGCCCTTGAACCAGCCTGGGTTGATGGTGCCCCACCCGCAATTATGCTCCGCCGGGCCGCTTCCGCGGTGCGTGCCAGGCGTCTCAAAGACTCCCAGGAGGCAGCCGCCCGTCTTGGCGTGCGGCTTGTCCTCCCACTTGGTCTCTGCTTCCTGCCTGCCTTCTTCCTCCTCGGAGTCGCCCCGATCATCATTTCGCTCGGGATGACAGTCCTCGGAGGCTAG